One window of the Pedobacter ginsengisoli genome contains the following:
- a CDS encoding RagB/SusD family nutrient uptake outer membrane protein yields MKSKIKTIAILKLIVLLFCTSCSKFVEVDPPITSTNGDNVFNEDGSAMAVMTGLYTNMSQMDVSNLTGRLTNVFFTTGMTGDELELRDKSNSRYGLYYFNNISPIESTWGNIYNMIFIANSAIEKLPTGTLLTPSVRNQALGEAKFMRALCYFYLVNLYGDIPLALTTDYKVNDLLPRSSSDIVYRQIISDLKDAQDLLNENYMDKDGVSRSLERVRPCKSAATALLARVYLYIGSYNDALLQSSNVIGNSETYELVNLDEVFLKNNREAIWQLQPVGVNALKTKNTREGQLLKILPENNEPLVFLSPTLVDSFDDKDQRKINWINTVTTLNGSKYAYAYKYKIGFEDSDTKEYSTVFRLGEQYLIRAEAKIQLGDIDQGISDLNKIRKRATDLSVSVSAQLSQLPFGLSKIEALLAVEEERKNELFTEWGHRWLDLKRTGRADAVLGVKPGWQTTDQLFPLPGNDVRNNPNLKGHQNPGYN; encoded by the coding sequence ATGAAATCAAAAATTAAAACCATAGCAATCTTAAAATTGATTGTGCTTCTATTTTGTACCTCCTGCTCCAAATTTGTGGAAGTGGATCCGCCTATAACCAGTACCAATGGGGATAATGTATTTAACGAAGATGGTAGCGCAATGGCAGTGATGACGGGTTTATATACTAATATGAGTCAGATGGACGTAAGCAATCTTACCGGACGTCTCACCAATGTATTTTTTACTACAGGAATGACTGGTGACGAGTTGGAGCTTAGAGATAAAAGCAACAGTCGATATGGCTTATATTATTTCAACAATATATCTCCAATAGAATCAACCTGGGGGAATATCTATAATATGATTTTTATTGCTAATTCGGCAATTGAGAAATTACCTACAGGAACATTGCTTACGCCTTCGGTAAGGAATCAGGCATTGGGTGAAGCTAAATTTATGCGGGCACTTTGTTATTTCTATCTCGTGAATCTTTACGGGGATATTCCCTTAGCGCTAACAACCGATTATAAGGTAAATGATCTTTTGCCTCGTAGTTCATCAGATATTGTTTATAGACAAATCATTTCAGATCTCAAAGATGCTCAGGATTTATTAAATGAGAATTATATGGATAAAGATGGAGTGAGTCGTTCATTGGAACGTGTGAGGCCATGTAAATCCGCTGCGACAGCATTGCTGGCCAGAGTGTATCTGTATATAGGGAGCTATAACGATGCCCTCTTACAGTCTTCTAATGTAATTGGTAATTCAGAAACGTATGAATTGGTTAATCTGGATGAAGTCTTTCTTAAAAATAATAGAGAAGCCATCTGGCAACTACAGCCTGTTGGAGTAAATGCATTGAAAACAAAGAATACAAGGGAAGGACAGTTACTGAAAATTCTTCCAGAAAATAATGAGCCGCTTGTCTTTCTAAGCCCAACTCTGGTGGATAGTTTTGATGATAAAGACCAGCGAAAGATTAACTGGATAAATACAGTAACTACCTTGAATGGAAGTAAATATGCTTACGCTTATAAATATAAAATTGGCTTTGAAGATTCAGATACTAAAGAATATTCAACAGTTTTTCGGCTTGGGGAACAATATTTAATTCGGGCTGAAGCAAAGATTCAATTAGGGGATATTGATCAGGGTATCTCTGACTTGAATAAGATACGAAAACGGGCTACAGATTTAAGCGTTTCGGTTTCTGCTCAGTTGAGTCAATTGCCTTTTGGTTTGTCTAAGATCGAAGCTCTGCTAGCTGTTGAAGAGGAACGCAAAAATGAACTGTTTACAGAATGGGGGCACCGCTGGCTTGATTTAAAAAGAACTGGAAGAGCAGATGCGGTACTTGGTGTTAAACCAGGATGGCAAACAACAGATCAATTGTTTCCATTACCAGGTAATGACGTACGAAATAACCCGAATTTAAAAGGGCACCAAAACCCAGGGTATAACTGA
- a CDS encoding alpha/beta hydrolase family protein, with protein MIYKRKFDILLVTFLMTFIHHGITFAQVQGKPAIDFKTYKKWPSISGTQLSNDGKYIIFRVADDESKIQEFVIKPVNNKWERKYFGLQTAEFTGDNKYVLLNKSDGSTVYLDLVQNKERTNNIKKKEMVSIKTDIEIQLDAEDIIDHVILADKRSFIINCKDATKGINALYRYNLDTRKRTLLFESKSGERIELDHFNVGSVLFKVLLPFDSINSQLSGVDVWGYKDASAPLPFAERKKELKCWQYVISSETGKVVSLTGQNERVLSIRGDHALVEYRLSNPSFEFTWNEKSRASYYLVSIKDGSKKLIHQQNSKGLIEGVLSLDGNYVVFSDYGLLKYLAYDIKGGTLVDLCHKIEISVTTIDIKSKYPSTDFYWLKDHALVVKDDYDLWKLDLTGKNPPLNLTGGFGKKNNTTFWINKTLHPRSLFADSYLNENKLNGYLLNAYDHKDKTWGFYKLTNLSGKGLQKLSSGAYYYGGEDPGIVKSDQGRTFLLTRGTATTFPNLFVTHDFKSFVQLSDVQPQNMYNWMRAELLHWKTANGEFRDGILYKPENFDPSKKYPVVVHIYNEFTSGLNKYMGVQQDVNTLDITWLVSNGYLVFMPDLICREPGRRLKSAFDMLIPGVKYLASLSYVDSERIGLQGCSWGSEQVNYMVTHSNLFAAAFSGAGYSEQISGSGFRNQYSTGGAKFAQNEIHFGGLLTDVHDLYIEESPLFFADKMETPLLIKSNIDDSAVPFYQGLQFFILLRRLGMKTWMLQYDKGGHGVQPGKDCEDMNLRISQFFDHYLKGKLAPKWMTRGFYRSTSRLIAVWSSMRLEWSLKVNQN; from the coding sequence ATGATCTACAAAAGAAAATTTGATATCCTCTTGGTTACATTCTTGATGACATTCATACATCATGGAATTACGTTTGCACAGGTTCAAGGCAAGCCAGCGATTGATTTCAAAACATATAAAAAATGGCCTTCTATCAGTGGAACTCAGCTCAGTAATGACGGAAAATATATCATATTTCGTGTGGCTGATGACGAATCTAAAATCCAGGAATTTGTGATTAAACCTGTAAATAATAAATGGGAAAGGAAATACTTTGGATTACAGACGGCTGAGTTTACGGGGGATAATAAGTATGTATTGCTAAACAAATCGGATGGTAGCACTGTATATCTGGATTTAGTGCAAAACAAAGAAAGAACAAATAATATCAAAAAGAAGGAAATGGTATCGATAAAAACTGATATTGAAATCCAATTGGATGCTGAAGATATTATTGATCATGTAATATTGGCAGATAAACGTTCGTTCATAATAAATTGTAAAGATGCTACAAAAGGGATTAATGCCCTATATCGTTATAATTTAGACACCAGAAAACGTACTCTTTTATTTGAAAGTAAATCGGGAGAAAGAATCGAACTTGACCATTTTAATGTTGGTTCTGTTTTGTTCAAGGTGCTACTGCCTTTCGATAGTATAAATTCACAACTTTCTGGTGTTGATGTTTGGGGGTATAAAGATGCCTCGGCTCCTTTGCCCTTTGCTGAGCGGAAAAAGGAATTGAAGTGTTGGCAATATGTGATCAGTTCCGAAACAGGAAAGGTTGTTTCTTTAACTGGTCAAAATGAGCGGGTATTGTCAATAAGAGGAGATCACGCACTTGTGGAATATAGACTGTCAAATCCATCATTTGAATTTACCTGGAATGAAAAAAGCAGGGCAAGCTATTATCTGGTTTCAATAAAAGATGGTTCAAAGAAATTGATCCATCAGCAGAATTCAAAGGGATTGATTGAAGGAGTACTTTCACTTGATGGAAATTATGTAGTATTTAGTGATTACGGGCTACTTAAATATCTGGCCTATGATATAAAAGGAGGAACACTTGTAGACTTATGTCACAAAATAGAAATCTCAGTAACCACAATTGACATAAAATCTAAATATCCTTCAACCGATTTTTATTGGCTAAAAGATCATGCTCTAGTCGTCAAGGATGATTATGATTTGTGGAAATTGGATTTGACTGGAAAAAATCCACCATTAAATTTAACAGGAGGTTTTGGCAAGAAGAACAACACTACTTTTTGGATTAATAAAACGCTTCATCCAAGGTCTCTCTTTGCAGATTCTTATTTAAATGAAAATAAGCTCAATGGTTATTTGTTGAACGCCTATGATCATAAGGACAAAACTTGGGGCTTTTATAAATTAACTAATTTATCTGGAAAAGGGCTACAAAAACTGAGTTCAGGTGCTTATTACTATGGGGGAGAGGATCCTGGTATTGTTAAATCAGATCAAGGAAGGACATTTTTGCTGACCCGCGGAACTGCGACTACATTTCCCAACTTGTTTGTGACCCATGACTTTAAGTCATTCGTTCAGCTTTCAGATGTCCAACCTCAAAATATGTACAATTGGATGAGAGCTGAACTATTGCATTGGAAAACAGCTAACGGTGAATTTCGTGACGGAATCTTATACAAACCTGAAAATTTTGATCCCTCAAAAAAATATCCAGTTGTCGTTCATATTTATAATGAATTTACCAGTGGTTTAAACAAATATATGGGTGTTCAGCAAGATGTGAATACCTTGGATATTACTTGGCTGGTTAGCAATGGATATTTGGTTTTTATGCCTGATTTAATTTGTCGTGAGCCTGGAAGACGCCTTAAGTCTGCCTTTGATATGCTTATCCCAGGAGTTAAATATCTAGCAAGTCTGTCTTATGTGGATTCCGAGAGGATCGGTTTACAGGGATGCAGTTGGGGAAGTGAGCAGGTGAATTACATGGTGACCCATTCTAACCTATTTGCAGCCGCATTTTCAGGCGCGGGTTATTCAGAACAGATCAGTGGATCAGGCTTTAGAAATCAATATTCAACTGGTGGAGCGAAATTTGCACAAAATGAAATTCACTTTGGGGGCTTGTTGACTGATGTTCATGATTTGTATATCGAAGAATCACCTCTATTTTTTGCCGATAAAATGGAAACTCCATTGTTGATTAAGAGTAACATTGATGACAGTGCAGTGCCTTTTTACCAAGGATTACAGTTTTTTATATTGCTGAGAAGGTTAGGAATGAAAACTTGGATGCTACAGTATGATAAAGGTGGGCATGGAGTACAGCCAGGAAAGGATTGTGAGGATATGAATTTAAGGATTTCCCAATTTTTTGATCATTATTTAAAAGGCAAATTAGCGCCGAAGTGGATGACACGGGGATTTTACCGGAGTACAAGCAGATTGATAGCGGTTTGGAGCTCGATGCGCCTGGAATGGTCCCTTAAAGTTAATCAAAATTGA